The genomic DNA CGACGTCTGGCTGGAGGTCGGCTTCGGCAGCGGCCACCATATGGCGTGGCAGGCGGCGAACAACCGCGACGTGGGCGTGATCGGAGCGGAGCCCTTCATCAACGGCGTGGCCGGCCTGCTCAAGCTGGTGGACGACGAGGGCGTGCAGGACAATGTCCGCATCCTGCCGGACGACGCCCGCCCGCTGCTCGACGCCCTGCCGGACGCCTCCATCGGGCGTGCCTTCGTGCTGTTCGCCGATCCCTGGCCGAAGAAACGCCATTGGGAGCGCCGCTTCATCGGCCCGGAGAACCTGCCGCGCCTTGCGCGCGTGCTGAAGGACGGGGCGGAACTGCGGCTGGCCAGCGACGACATGGGGCTGGTGCGCTGGATGTTGGAGCACACGGTCCGCCACCCGGATTTCGAATGGACCGCCCGGGGCCCGTCCGACTGGCGCCACCGCATCGCGGACTGGCCGCCCACCCGCTACGAGGAAAAGGCCATCGAGGCCGGGCGCAAGCCGGTCTTTATGCGATTCATCCGCAAGGCACGGGGGTAGACACCACCGGCTCGCCATAATGCTCCACCACCGGGAACGGATCGTAGAAGTGGTGGAGCAGGGCTTTCCAGCGGGCGTAGCGGTCCGACCCCCGGAAGCCTTCGGTGTGGTCCTCCAACCGCTCCCAGCGGACGAGCAGAAGGTAGCGGTCCGGCGTTTCCAGGCGGGGCCGCACCTCCAGTCCGAGGAAGCCCGGAGTCGCGGCGATCAGGGGCTGCGCCTCGGCCATCGCCCGTTCGAAGGCCGGACCCTGGCCGGGCTTGACGGTCAGGAGGGCCGTTTCGAGGATCACGGTCAACTCCGTTTTCAGGGTGCCATGCGCGCGGCGGAGGGCCGCCGAAACCTTGGCTTGGCCTGGAACTTTACCCTGGCCGGACCCGTCCACCAAGCGCCTGGCATAGGACTTTGCGGAAAAGCGCTTGCGGCCTGCTCCGGAATGTCTATATTCACCGCATGAACCCATACGGATCGGCGGCTCGGGAAACCGGGCCGGCGGGACGCTTTGCGGGTGGGCCTTGGCCCACTTATTTTTTTATCAGCGTATGGAATCCCCGTGTTGGTCCCAGGGCGCTGTGCCAGGGGAGACCGCGGGGGCGGGTCAGGTGGAATGGAAGCAACCGGTCGTATCGAGCAGATCATCACGCCGTCGGTCGAGGCCATGGGCTACGAACTCGTGCGTGTGCAGTTGACCGGTGGGCAGCGCATGGTTCTGCAGGTCATGGCGGAACGCGCCGACAGCGCGCCCATGACGGTCGAAGACTGCGCCGACATCAGCCGCGCGATCTCCGCGGTGCTCGACGTTGAAGATCCGATCAAGAGCGCCTACACGCTGGAGGTCAGTTCGCCCGGCATCGACCGGCCGCTGACCCGTCTGAAGGATTTCGAGCGTTTCGCCGGTTTCGAGGCCAAGCTGGAGACCCGGCTCGCCGTCGATGGCCGCAAGCGCTTCAAGGGCATGCTGAAGGGCGTCGAAGACGGCCTCGTGTGCGTCGAATCGGAACAGGGAGCCGCCCGGCTGGAGTTCGACAACATCCTGCGCGCCAAACTGGTCTTGACGGATGAACTGATCCGCGCCAGCCAGGGCCAGGGTTGACGGCCTCTCCGGGCTTCACTCGAAGAACAAACGCCAGTCCAGGAAGTGTGACGGATGGAACTGCTGCAAGTCGCTGACGCGGTTGCCCGCGAAAAGAACATCGACCGGGACGAGGTCCTGGAGGCGATGGAGCAGGCGATTCAGAAGGCCGGGCGCTCCAAGTACGGCCACGAGCACGACATCCGCGCCCGCATCGACCGCAAGACGGGCGACATCCACCTGACCCGCCACCTGGAAGTGGTCGAGGCGGTGGAGAACGAGGCGACCCAGGTGACCCTCGCCTACGCCCAGCGCCGCAAGCCCGGCGCCCAGCTCGGCGACTTCCTGGTCGATCCGCTGCCGCCCATCGATTTCGGCCGCATCGCCGCCCAGACGGCCAAGCAGGTCATCGTCCAGAAGGTCCGCGACGCGGAGCGCAAGCGCCAGTTCAACGAATACAAGGACCGCACCGGCGAGATCGTCAACGGTCTGGTCAAGCGCGTCGAGTACGGCAACGTCACCGTCGACCTGGGCCGCGCCGAGGCGATCCTGCGCCGCGACGAGCTGCTGCCGCGCGAGCACTTCAAGAACGGCGACCGCGTGCGCGCCTACATCTTCGACGTGCGCGAGGAAGCGCGCGGTCCGCAGATCTTCCTGTCGCGCACCCATCCGATGTTCATGGCGAAGCTGTTCGCGCAGGAAGTGCCGGAGATCTACGACGGCATCATCGAGATCAAGGCGGTTGCCCGCGACCCGGGTTCGCGCGCCAAGATCGCGGTGATCAGCAACGACAGCTCCATCGACCCGGTCGGCGCTTGCGTCGGTATGCGCGGCAGCCGCGTCCAGGCGGTCGTCGGCGAGCTGCAGGGCGAGAAGATCGACATCATCCAGTGGAACCAGGAGCCGGCGACGTTCATCGTCAACGCCCTGGCCCCGGCTGAGGTTGCCAAGGTCGTGATGGACGAGGACAACAGCCGCATCGAGGTGGTGGTGCCCGACGACCAGCTGTCGCTGGCCATCGGCCGCCGCGGCCAGAACGTGCGGCTGGCCACCCAGCTCACCGGCTGGGACATCGACATCTTGACCGAACAGGAGGAGTCGGAGCGCCGGTCGGACGAATTCCGCACCCGCTCGCAGCTCTTCATGGAAGCGCTGGACGTGGACGACGTGATCGCCCATCTCCTGGTCGCCGAGGGCTTCACCTCCGTGGAGGAGATCGCCTACGTCGAGACCGAGGAGCTGGCCGAGATCGAAGGCTTCGACGAGGATGTGGCGGAAGAGCTGAAGCAGCGCGCCCTCAACTTCCTCGACGAGCAGGACGTCCGCATGACCGAGAAGCGCCAGGCGCTCGGCGTCGAGGACGCGGTGGCGGAAGTCACCGGCTTCAGCCCAACCCTGCTGGTGAAGCTGGGTGAGAACGGCGTGAAGACGATGGACGACCTTGCCGATCTCGCCGCGGACGAGCTGCGCGACATCCTCGGCAAGGAGGCCCCGACGGAAGACGAGGCCAACGAGATCATCATGGCCGCCCGGGCCCACTGGTTCGACGGCGAGGAAGGCGCGCCCGCCGCGGCGCAACCCTCGGCCGACGATCAGGCGGCGCAGAGCTGAGCCGGGACTTAGGACGCACAAACGGTACGGATGGTTGGGCTGAGCGACAGGAACGAACGAACTCCGGCGGACGGTGAACCGGACGGCCTCGCGGCCGAAGGGGAGGAGCTGTTGCCGGCGGACCTGGAAAAGGGCCCGCTGCGCCGCTGCATCGCCACCGGAACCGTGCAACCGAAAGACGGCATGATCCGTTTCGTGGTATCACCCGACGGCGAGATCGTGCCCGATCTGGAGGAACGGCTTCCGGGCCGCGGCCTCTGGCTGTCGGGGGACAAGGCGGCCTTTACGAAGGCTTTGGCCAAGAACATGTTCGCCAAGGCGGCGCGGCGCGCGGTGCGCGTCCCGCCCGATCTGGTGGAACGGCTGGAGAAGCTGCTGGAGCGGCGGTGCCTGGATGCCTTCGGGCTGGCGCGCCGGGCCGGGCAGGCTCTGGCCGGATACGAAAAGGTGCGCGAGGCGCTGAAGACCAACCAGGTCGGACGCGCCGGACCGCCCTATCTGCTGGTCGAGGCCAGCGACGGTTCGCCCGACCAGCGGGGCAAGATCACAGCGCTGGCGCCGGATATGCCGGTCGTGGACCTGTTCGACGCCGCGGCGATGGCCGCGGCCCTGGGACGGGAAAACGCCGTGCATGCGGTGGTGGCGCGCGGGAAGCTGGCCAAGGGATTGGCTCGCGACTCCGCGCGTCTCAAGGGTATCAAAGGCTTTGTCGCCGGCTCTGCGCCGGCCGGCCACGTAAGCAACGTCTGACCATTCGGGAACCGATGACCGACAGCAACGACCAGGACCAAAAGAAAGTCTTGCACCTCTCCGGCTCCGGCAAAGGGAAGCTGGAGCTGAAGAAGCCGGTCGAGACCCAGGTCCGGCAGAGCTTCTCCCATGGCCGGTCGAAGCCCGTGACCGTGGAGGTCAAGCGTAAGCGGGCCGTGGAGAAGGGCGCTCTGCCGGGCGTGGCCGACGGCGGCGCTGCCGCGCGTCAGGCCGCCCAGGGCATCCCCGTCCGGGGCGGCCCGGGCCAGCGCCAGCGCGGTGGTGGTGGCGGCGCCGTCCGTCAACTGACCAACCAGGAACGCGAAGCGCGCATCCGCGCTCTGCAGGGGGCGGCTGAAGACAACCGCCGCCGCGCCGAGGAGGAGGCCGAGGCCGCCGTCCTGGCCGCCGAGGCCGCCGCCCGCGCCGCCGAGGAGGCGGCGTCCCAGCCGGCCCAGGTGGTCGAGGAGGAGCCGGAGATTCTCGACGCCGAGACTCTGCGCCAGCGTGAGCTGGCCGAGCTGCGCGGCATTGAGGAGGCGGAGCGCGCCAAGGCCCAGGAGGCCGAGCGCCGCCGCCAGGAAGAGGAAGCCAAGCGCAAGGAGGCCGACGAGGCCAAGCGCAAGGACACCGAGCAGACCCGCCCGCAGGGCGCGGGCGCCCGTCCCGCCGCCGGTGGCGCCGGTGCGCGCACCGCGGCCACCACGGAGGCCCCGGCCGCCCGTGGTCCGGGGGCTCCGGCCGCTCCGCGCTTCGGCGAGGAAGAGGACGACCGCCGCGGCAAGCCCGGGAACAAGAAGACCCCGGCTCCGGCTCCGGTCCGCAAGGCCGCTCCGGGCGCCGATCGCCGCAAGGGCTCCAAGATGACCGTCTCGCAGGCGCTGAGCGACGAGGGTGGTGAGCGCACGCGCTCGCTGGCCGCCGTCCGCCGTGCCCGTGAGCGCGAGCGGCTCCGTCAGATGAGCCGTCAGGAGACGCAGAAAGTGACCCGCGACGTCGTGCTGCCCGAGGTCATCACCGTCCAGGAGCTGGCGAACCGCATGGCGGAACGCGGCGCCGACGTGATCAAGCAGCTCATGCGCATGGGCGTGATGGCCACCATCAACCAGACCATCGACGCCGATACGGCGGAGCTGGTCATCGCCGAGTTCGGCCACCGCGTGCGCCGCGTGTCGGAGGCGGACGTCGAGGTCGGCCTGCGCCTCAACGACGATGCGGAAACGGCGCTGGTGCCGCGTCCCCCGGTCGTCACGATCATGGGCCACGTCGACCACGGCAAGACCTCGCTGCTCGACGCCCTGCGTCAGACCGACGTGGTCAGCCGCGAGGCCGGCGGCATCACCCAGCACATCGGCGCCTATCAGGTGCAGCTGGAGTCGGGTGCGAAGATCACCTTCATCGACACGCCGGGCCACGCCGCCTTCACCGAGATGCGCGCCCGCGGCGCCAACGTCACGGACGTGGTGGTGCTGGTCGTCGCGGCGAACGACGGCGTCATGCCGCAGACGATCGAGGCGATCCATCACGCCAAGGCTGCGAAGGTTCCGATCATCGTCGCCATCAACAAGATCGATCTGCCCGACGCCAAGCCGGAGCGTGTCCGCCAGGAACTGCTCCAGCACGAGCTGGTCGTTGAAGAGCTGGGCGGCGACATCCAGACCGTGGAAGTGTCGGCCAAGGCCAAGCGCAACCTGGACAAGCTGGAGGAGGCCATCCTCCTGCAGGCGGAAATCCTGGAGCTGAAGGCCAACCCGGAGCGCACCGCCGAGGGCGTCGTGGTCGAGGCCAAGCTGGAGCGCGGCCGTGGTTCGGTCGCCACCGTGCTGGTCCAGCGCGGCACGCTGAAGGTCGGCGACGTGTTCGTCACCGGGTCGGAGTGGGGCCGCGTCCGCGCCCTGGTCAACGACCGCGGCCAGAGCGTCGAGCAGGCCGCCCCGGCCAGCCCGGTCGAGGTGCTCGGTCTCAACGGCACGCCGCTCGCCGGCGACGACTTCACCGTCGTCGAGTCGGAAGCCCGTGCCCGTGAGATCGCCGAGTTCCGCCAGCGCAAGAAGCGCGAAGCCGCCAACGCGGCGTCGGCGCGCGGCTCGCTGCAGGACATGTTCAGCCGTATCCAGGCCGGCGAGGCCAAGGAACTGCCGGTCGTCATCAAGGGCGACGTGCAGGGCTCCATCGAAGCGATCTCCAACGCCCTGGAGAAGCTCACGGCGGAGAACACCGAGGTCAAGGTCCGCGTGCTGCACGCGTCGGTGGGTGCGATCAACGAGTCCGACATCACGCTGGCGAACGCCTCCAACGCGATGGTCATCGGCTTCAACGTCCGCGCCAACCCGCAGGCCCGCGACATGGCCAAGCGCGACAGCGTCGAGATCCGCTACTACTCGATCATCTACAACGTGATCGACGACGTGAAGGCGGCCCTCACCGGCATGCTGTCGCCGACCCTGCGCGAGCGTTTCATCGGCTACGCCGAGATCCGCGAGGTGTTCAACATCACCAAGGTCGGCAAGGTCGCCGGCTGCATGGTCACGCAGGGCACCGTCAAGCGCGGCGCCGGCTGCCGCCTGCTGCGCGACAACGTCGTCATCCACGAGGGCACGCTCAAGACGCTCAAGCGCTTCAAGGACGAGGTCAAGGAAGTGCGCGAGGGTTACGAGTGCGGTATGGCCTTCGAGAATTACGACAACATCCTGGCCGGCGACATCATCGAAGCCTTCGAGATCGAGGAGGTGGCGCGCGAGCTGTAAGCCCGCCGCCGCACCCCGGCTCTCGGACCGGCCACAGATGACATTGCAGATGACAAGGGCGCCCGTGCGCCCTTGTCGCGTTTTCGCGGAGGGACAGACCCCTCCCGCACCGCATTCGGGATCGACAGCATGAGAAAGAAACACGATCTGGCCGGAAAGCCGCCGTCCCAGCGCCAGCTCCGCATCGGCGAGGAAATCCGCCATGCCCTGGCGGACCTGTTCCGGCGCGGCGACTTCCACGACCCCGAACTGGCGGAACTGAACGTCACGGTGACCGAGGTGCGGATCAGCCCGGACCTGCGCAACGCCACCGCCTTCGTCACGCCGCTGGGTGGCGGCCCGATGGACGAGACGCTGTCGGCCCTGCGCCGCGCCGCCCCTTTCCTGCGCGGCCAGGTCGCCCGCGCCATCAACCTGCGCCACGCCCCGACGCTGAGCTTCGAGGCCGACACGTCGTTCGACTATGCCGGTCGCATCGACGACATCCTGCACAGCCCGGCGGTCGCCCGCGACGTCGGCTACCGCTCGCTCGCCGACCGCGTGAACGGCGACGACGACCATGACGACGAGGACGACGGCTGGGACGAGGAGGACGAGGCCGAGACGGACGACATCGACGACGATGAAGACATCGACGACGAGGACGACGAGGATGAGGGCAACGGCGGCGAGGGAGAGGGGCGCCGTGGCTCGTAAGCGCAAGGGCGAGCCGATCCACGGCTGGATCGTGCTGGACAAGCCGGCGGGAATGACCTCCACGCAGGCGCTGTCCAAGGTGCGGCGCCATCTGAACGCGGAAAAGGCCGGGCACGGCGGCACGCTCGACCCCATCGCCACGGGGATCCTGCCCATCGCGCTGGGCGAGGCGACCAAGACCGTCTCCTACGCCATGGACGGCGAGAAGACCTACCGCTTCACCGTGGCCTGGGGCGCCCGCACGACCACCGACGACCGCGAGGGAACGGCGGTGGAGACGTCCGCGGTGCGTCCCGACGCCGAGGCCATCCGCGCCGCACTGCCCGCCTTCCTGGGCTTTGTCGAGCAGATCCCGCCGCAATACTGCGCTCTGAAGATCAACGGCGAACGCGCCTACGACATCGCCCGCGAGGGTGAGGTGGTGGACATCGCCCCGCGTACCGTCCGCATCGACCGGCTGGAGCTGATCGAAACGCCGGACGCCGACCACGCGGTGCTGGAGGTGGATTGCGGCAAGGGCACCTATGTCCGCTCCATCGCCCGCGACCTCGCCGAACGGTTGGGGACGGTGGGGCACATCCGCGATCTGCGACGCCTGCGCGTCGGGTCTTTCACGCTGGACAGGGCGATTTCCCTGGACGACCTGACCGCGATGGAGCAAGGTGCCGCGGTCGAAAGACTTCTGCTGCCGATCGAGACCGCGCTGGACGACATCCCGGCGCTGGCCCTGACGGACGCGGAAGCGCACCGACTGAAGCACGGCCAGACGGTGGCACTCCTCACCCGGCAGGACCGCGAACGCCTTACGGCGCTGCGTGGCGATGTTGGTGGGGATGGCACCGTCATTGCGCTTTTCGGCGGCAAGCCGGTGGCGCTGGCGCGCGTGGAGGGGGCGGAGGTCCGTCCGGTGCGCGTTCTCAACCTATGAACGATGGAGACCCCGATGTCGATCACGCCCGATCGCAAGCAGGAACTCATTAAGGACTATTCGCGCGGCACCAACGACACCGGTTCGCCCGAGGTCCAGGTCGCGATCCTGTCCGAGCGCATCCGGAACCTGACCGAGCACCTGCAGGGCCACAAGAAGGATTTCCACTCCCGCCGTGGTCTGCTGGTGATGGTCGGCCAGCGCCGCCGTCTTCTCGACTATCTCAAGAAGAAGGACAACAGCCGCTACGCCACGCTCATCGAGCGTCTGGGCCTGCGTCGCTGATTTCCAAAAGGCGTCCGTGCTGGTGACCGAACATCCGTCCCGATCCGCGCTCGACCCGCCGCACCGCGTTCCGGTGCACCGGGGAGCGTCGCGCCGGTTGGGACGTTCGGTTGTTCGCGAAGGTATGTTCTAGTCAGACGGCCGGCCCGGACCTTCCGGGACCGGCCGTTTGATTTTTTTAGCCCTTTTCGGGTTTTGCCCTTTGTTGGGTTTTCACATGCGGGGTCCGACGACCGATGACCCCGGCTTAGGCCAGCAATCCGGCGGGCCTAGGTGTCGGATGGAAGGAAGAATCCATGTTCAAGGTTTTCCGCAAAGAAATCGAATGGGGTGGACGCAAGCTGACGTTCGAGACGGGCAAGATCGCCCGTCAGGCCGACGGCGCGGTGCTGGTCACCTATGGTGAGACCACGGTCCTCTGCACGGTCGTCGGCGCCAAGTCGCCGAAGCCGGGCGTCGATTTCTTTCCGCTGACGGTCAATTACCAGGAAAAGTCCTTCGCAGCCGGCAAGATTCCCGGCGGCTTCTTCAAGCGTGAAGGCCGCCCGACGGAGAAGGAGACGCTGGTCAGCCGCCTGATCGACCGTCCCATCCGTCCGCTGTTCGCCGATGGCTTCCGCAACGAGACGCAGGTCATCTGCACCGTGCTGAGCCACGATCTGGAGAACGATCCGGACATCGTCGCGATGGTCGGCACCTCGGCCGCGCTGACGATCTCCGGCATCCCGTTCCTCGGTCCGATCGGCGCCGCCCGCGTCGGCTACGTCGACGGCCAGTATGTGCTGAACCCGACCATGGACGCCGTTGACGGTTCCGCGCTCGACCTCGTGGTCGCCGGTACCCAAGAAGGCGTGCTGATGGTCGAATCGGAAGCCAAGGAGCTGTCCGAGGAGGTCATGCTGGGCGCCGTGATGTTCGGTCACAGCGGCTTCCAGCCGGTCATCAACGCCATCATCGATCTGGCCGAAGAGTGCGCCAAGGAGCCGTGGGACCTGCCGGAGCCGGCCTACGACCGCGCCGCCCTGAAGGCGAAGCTGCGCGCGACCGTCGGCGCCGACGTGGAGGCCGCCTACACCGAGACGGTGAAGCAGGTCCGCTACGAGAAGATCGGCGCCGCTAAGGCGAAGGCGCTGGAGGCTCTGTCCGAGGCCCACGAGACCCAGGCCATCGTGACCGAGTTCAAGGAGCTTGAGGCCGACATCCTGCGCGGCGCCGTCCTGAAGACCGGCCGCCGCATCGACGGCCGCGACACCAAGACGGTCCGCCCGATCGTGTCGGAGGTCGGCGTGCTGCCGCGCGCCCACGGCTCGGCGCTGTTCACCCGCGGCGAGACGCAGGCGCTGGTCGTCACCACGCTGGGCACCAGCCAGGACGAGCAGATCATCGACGCGCTGCAGGGCGAGTACCGCGAGCATTTCATGCTCCACTACAACTTCCCTCCGTACTCGGTGGGCGAGGCCGGCCGCATGGGCTCGCCGGGCCGCCGCGAGATCGGCCACGGCAAGCTGGCGTGGCGCGCCATCCACCCGCTGCTGCCGAAGAAGGAAGACTTCCCCTACACGCTCCGCGTGGTGTCGGAAGTGACCGAGTCCAACGGCTCGTCGTCGATGGCGACGGTCTGCGGCACCTCGCTGTCGCTGATGGACGCCGGCGCCCCGCTGGCGCGCCCGGTGGCCGGCATCGCTATGGGCCTGATCAAGGAAGACGACGGCTTCGCGGTCCTGTCGGACATCCTGGGTGACGAGGATCACCTGGGCGACATGGACTTCAAGGTGGCCGGCACCGACGCGGGCATCACCGCGCTGCAGATGGACATCAAGATCACCTCGATCACCGAGGAGATCATGAAGATCGCCCTGGGCCAGGCCAAGGACGGCCGCCTGCACATCCTGGGCGAGATGTCCAAGGCCCTGACCGGCGCCCGCGAGGCGGTGAACGAGAACGCCCCGCGCATCACCGTGATCAACATCCCGAAGGAGAAGATCCGCGACGTGATCGGCTCCGGCGGCAAGGTGATCCGCGAGATCGTGGAGCAGACCGGCGCCAAGATCGACATCGAGGACGACGGCACGGTGAAGGTCGCCGCGGTGGACACCAAGGCCGCCCAGGCCGCCATCGACTGGATCAAGGGCATCGTCGCCGAGCCGGAAATGAACGTGGTCTACACCGGCAAGGTCGTGAAGGTCGTCGATTTCGGCGCCTTCGTGAACTTCCTGGGCTCGCGCGACGGCCTCGTCCACATCTCCGAACTGGCGCAGCAGCGCGTCGGCAAGGTGTCGGACGTGGTGTCGCAGGGTGACTCGGTGAAGGTGAAGGTCATCGGCTTCGACGACCGCGGCAAGGTGAAGCTGTCGATGAAGCAGGTCGATCAGGCCACCGGCGAAGACCTGACCAAGAAGGACGGCCCCGCCGCCTGACGATCAGGGTTGACCCTCCCTCGCATCAGCGGGGGAGGATGCCTCTCGCCTCCCTCTCCTGCGCAAGTGGGGGAGGGCCGGGGAGGGGGGAGGGCGCCGAAAGGCGCCTTTTTCATGCGCGCCGGCCCACCAGCCGGACCAGCCTTCCGCCGAACAGGCGGCCCGCTACCGTAGGATGATTCCTGTGCGGAGGGGCTTGCCAAGTCCCTTGCCGGCAGTTGGCCTCGAAGTTCTGCAAACAGAGTGCGTGCCAAAGCCTGTGCTGCCGCAGTCCTTCATTCCGGGCTTGCGCTGCCCTACGATCGGTATTCCCCGCTCCACGGCTCCGGTGATCCGCAATGCCCGTTTCCATTCCCGCCGACGCCACCCGTTGCCTGCATCACGGCGACGGCATGTTCCTGACGAGCGGACTGATGACGCTCGAACAGCGGTTCCTCCTGAACTGGAACGCCTTGCAGAACCGGCTGCTTTACACGCCCGGTGTCCTGGAAGGGCTGGCGGTGACCCACGGTGGCGGCAACCGCCTGACGGTCGGGAGTGGTGCGGGCTTCGACGCCGTGGGACGCTTCCTGGTGCTGCCCGGCGAGGGCGCGTCCCTGACCGTGCCCGGCGGTTCGTCCGCTTCCTGCTACATCCACCTGCTCTTCCCCGACCCGGCGCCGGTCGGAAAGGATGGAACCACCATGGATCTGGCGGCCTCCTCGCGGATCGGCGACACGGACGAGGTGCCGGACAACGGTGTGCTTCTGGCCGAGATCCGGCGCGATGCGGCGGGGGCGGTCGTCGGCGTGATCGACCGGCGCCAGCCGGTGCGCTCCCGCCTGCCCGCGCAACTGACCGATGCCGGATGAGTTGAGGGCGGTGGTTACAGCCGCTCCGCGCGGAATGTGTCGCAGGCGTTCAACTCGCCACGCTCCAGACCGGTGCGGAACCATTGCACCCGTTGGGCGGAACTGCCGTGGGTGAAGCTGTCCGGCGTTACGGTGCCACGGGATTGCCGTTGCAGACGGTCGTCGCCGATGGCGCTGGCCGCCGTCAGGGCCTCCTCGACGTCGCCGGGCTCGATGATCTGGCGCTCGCGGTTGGCGTGGTTGGCCCACAGGCCGGCGAAGCAGTCGGCCTGAAGCTCCAGCCGCACTGACAGCCCGTTGGCATCGGCCTGCGATCCGGCCTGCCGTTGGGCCTGCTGAACGCGGTCGGAGATGCCCAGCAGGTTCTGCACATGGTGGCCGACCTCGTGGGCGATCACATAGGCCTGGGCGAAGTCGCCCGGCGCGCGGAAGCGGTCGCGCAGGTCGCGGTAGAAGCTGAGGTCGATGTACAGCTTGCGGTCCTGCGGGCAATAGAAGGGACCCATCGCCGCCTGGGCGAAGCCGCAGCCCGAATCCACCGTGCCGGAGAACAGCACCA from Azospirillum brasilense includes the following:
- a CDS encoding neutral zinc metallopeptidase, with the translated sequence MRWQDGRESENVEDRRGAPGSSSGRGGFRTGGIGIPIGRGGIGIGGLAVIVVVSLLLGINPLDLLQGTAPQDQARTEQSDAPRGGGDDELKRFVSVVLADTEDTWAAQFQQLGRTYQDPALVLFSGTVDSGCGFAQAAMGPFYCPQDRKLYIDLSFYRDLRDRFRAPGDFAQAYVIAHEVGHHVQNLLGISDRVQQAQRQAGSQADANGLSVRLELQADCFAGLWANHANRERQIIEPGDVEEALTAASAIGDDRLQRQSRGTVTPDSFTHGSSAQRVQWFRTGLERGELNACDTFRAERL
- the pnp gene encoding polyribonucleotide nucleotidyltransferase, whose protein sequence is MFKVFRKEIEWGGRKLTFETGKIARQADGAVLVTYGETTVLCTVVGAKSPKPGVDFFPLTVNYQEKSFAAGKIPGGFFKREGRPTEKETLVSRLIDRPIRPLFADGFRNETQVICTVLSHDLENDPDIVAMVGTSAALTISGIPFLGPIGAARVGYVDGQYVLNPTMDAVDGSALDLVVAGTQEGVLMVESEAKELSEEVMLGAVMFGHSGFQPVINAIIDLAEECAKEPWDLPEPAYDRAALKAKLRATVGADVEAAYTETVKQVRYEKIGAAKAKALEALSEAHETQAIVTEFKELEADILRGAVLKTGRRIDGRDTKTVRPIVSEVGVLPRAHGSALFTRGETQALVVTTLGTSQDEQIIDALQGEYREHFMLHYNFPPYSVGEAGRMGSPGRREIGHGKLAWRAIHPLLPKKEDFPYTLRVVSEVTESNGSSSMATVCGTSLSLMDAGAPLARPVAGIAMGLIKEDDGFAVLSDILGDEDHLGDMDFKVAGTDAGITALQMDIKITSITEEIMKIALGQAKDGRLHILGEMSKALTGAREAVNENAPRITVINIPKEKIRDVIGSGGKVIREIVEQTGAKIDIEDDGTVKVAAVDTKAAQAAIDWIKGIVAEPEMNVVYTGKVVKVVDFGAFVNFLGSRDGLVHISELAQQRVGKVSDVVSQGDSVKVKVIGFDDRGKVKLSMKQVDQATGEDLTKKDGPAA